Proteins encoded together in one Manis pentadactyla isolate mManPen7 chromosome 6, mManPen7.hap1, whole genome shotgun sequence window:
- the RBM44 gene encoding RNA-binding protein 44: protein MQAPAVVETASGKSYHKNGGNIQKDEPSNPKKENLSLSSNGYNEAKSTFLDDDWNYLPLGQIANDKAISNIDKTDILEPTFTASPDTSIGSSRSRSSECEDSIEYAFLNETYSIHYSESKLKNESLIYLNSELNSEMQKREEVFFETLECQGSKIIGLERNYRSSGNDYKETAEDVQKHDIDEDSQQEYHSAEEQEYISYHLSFDQMKTLSIPNLEMVGLRNSGYEVKYDSNTEDNHVKLESSSSISVESTDGNGQKNSPHISKLPNSVTLRQYCGLKREKCEEQETSSVYHTVFDEVVLRSSPLENQESQPKSGFLNPQNALKTKIYAGRMKSHITERKNFCGDAIIENKILQDTENPSTLPQDKALESLLQPCKDCQTSFVSDDSVITACGYSHYESLQNTPDPALDVSVPLPKIPGKDNQAIEGNSSLRVTGSTTNKTCFHDMKRTCPESGADTAGHTVTVNPVGVSADFRACSTTSRAASARPAVSASSSTETVMGKGPPGKWQNKKPRSVACNTDWTFRQDNGDMQVATTKGLLGKPLSDDSLKPDGNFRNKDSLELKTFDITDLKKHPERESRLSKEMEKNLPSECCQKIMQRAIKAELHLLNVHYQMCYRYCSDIYRLVMGNREGLNRNLSNSSTKKELGASLLSVLGDLKVRYEKLKEKINKGVPLEELPPLSLESKLLSTFSTFAARLIKEESHIFAGADSELDNQSTHDVDISSSQKKTLSQTSLLSDNSHPKEDKSPKEDGLKNDDIDIDFSQLKLDDKGCKNYQDISEDWFDAKENLTGVEVDISGIRENQLGQGRGDPKLTPEMKNVEPLRREKGYLIHVGGLCPSVSEADLRSHFQKYQVSEISIYDDSSTYRYASLAFKKNSDSKMAVKEMNGVEINGKSVNVRLVKIPGEYTSPLSSKNGNRVTLNNLEKGTSKEINSASCVSRLPRTRPRQPGAEQDSEFFPFSQSVKKTCKQIESPKLLPETPIRFIPTNTLNLRSFTKIMKRLAELHPEVSRDRVIDALQKVRGSHKGFLNGLPINTIVKMTSSVLKDSASS, encoded by the exons atgagCCTTCTAATCCTAAGAAAGAAAATTTATCATTATCTTCCAATGGTTATAATGAAGCCAAATCGACTTTTCTTGATGATGACTGGAATTACTTGCCACTAGGACAAATCGCTAATGACAAAGCAATCAGCAATATTGACAAAACAGATATACTGGAGCCAACTTTTACTGCAAGTCCAGATACCAGCATAGGAAGTAGTCGCTCACGGTCAAGTGAGTGTGAAGACAGTATTGAGTACGCTTTCTTGAATGAGACATACTCTATACATTATTCAGAGTCAAAACTAAAGAATGaaagtcttatttatttaaattcgGAATTAAATTCTGAAATGCAGAAAAGAGAGGAGGTGTTTTTTGAGACTTTGGAATGTCAAGGTAGTAAGATTATTGGTTTAGAAAGAAACTATAGGAGTTCAGGTAATGATTATAAAGAAACTGCTGAAGATGTGCAGAAGCATGACATAGATGAAGATTCACAGCAGGAATATCACAGTGCAGAAGAACAAGAATATATAAGTTACCATTTATCttttgaccaaatgaaaacattaaGCATACCTAATCTGGAAATGGTTGGATTAAGAAATTCAGGTTATGAAGTTAAATATGATAGCAATACAGAAGATAATCATGTTAAGTTGGAGAGTAGTTCTAGCATCTCTGTAGAGTCAACTGATGGTAATGGACAAAAAAATTCACCTCATATCTCCAAATTGCCAAACTCTGTTACATTAAGACAGTATTGTGGACTGAAGCGTGAGAAATGTGAGGAACAGGAGACTAGTTCAGTGTACCACACAGTATTTGATGAAGTTGTACTAAGGAGTAGTCCTCTGGAAAATCAGGAATCTCAGCCTAAAAGTGGTTTCTTGAACCCACAAAAtgcattaaaaactaaaatttatgCTGGCAGAATGAAATCTCAcataactgaaaggaaaaatttttgTGGAGATGCAATTATTGAGAACAAAATATTACAGGACACTGAAAATCCTAGCACATTACCACAGGACAAAGCTTTAGAGTCGTTACTCCAACCCTGTAAAGATTGTCAGACTTCCTTTGTGTCTGATGATTCGGTAATTACTGCCTGTGGATATTCACATTATGAAAGCCTACAAAATACCCCTGACCCAGCCTTAGATGTTTCTGTTCCTCTCCCAAAGATTCCAGGCAAAGATAATCAGGCAATAGAAGGAAATAGCTCCCTAAGAGTTACTGGTAGCACCACAAATAAAACGTGCTTCCATGATATGAAAAGAACCTGTCCAGAATCGGGGGCAGACACTGCAGGGCACACGGTCACAGTTAATCCGGTGGGTGTTAGTGCTGATTTCAGGGCTTGTTCCACAACCAGCAGGGCAGCAAGTGCCAGACCTGCAGTGTCTGCATCAAGCAGCACAGAGACAGTGATGGGCAAAGGGCCACCTGGCAAATGGCAAAACAAGAAACCCAGAAGTGTGGCTTGTAACACAGACTGGACATTCCGTCAAGATAATGGAGATATGCAGGTGGCTACAACAAAAGGACTGCTGGGAAAACCTCTCTCAGATGACAGCTTAAAACCTGATGGAAATTTCAGAAATAAG GATTCACTGGAATTGAAAACATTTGATATCACAGACTTAAAAAAACATCCTGAGAG GGAATCTCGGCTTTCTAAAGAGATGGAGAAAAATTTGCCGTCAGAATGCTGTCAGAAAATAATGCAGAGAGCCATCAAAGCAGAGTTGCACCTATTAAATGTTCACTACCAAATGTGTTATCGCTACTGCAGTGATATTTACAGACTTGTAATGGGAAATAGAGAAGGATTAAATAG GAACTTATCAAATAGTTCTACCAAAAAAGAATTGGGAGCATCACTACTGTCTGTTCTGGGAGACTTAAAAGTTAGATatgagaaactgaaagaaaaaataaacaaaggtgTACCACTGGAAGAGCTGCCCCCGCTGTCATTAGAGTCAAAATTATTATCTACCTTTTCTACTTTTGCTGCCAGG tTGATAAAAGAAGAATCACATAT CTTTGCAGGAGCAGATTCTGAATTAGATAATCAAAGTACACATGATGTTGACATTTCTTCAAGCCAAAAGAAGACACTCTCtcaa ACGTCTTTATTATCTGACAATAGTCATCCTAAAGAAGATAAATCACCCAAGGAAGATGGTTTAAAAAATGATGATATAGATATAGACTTTAGTCAACTGAAACTTGATGATAAAG GCTGCAAAAATTACCAAGACATAAGTGAAGACTGGTTTGATGCTAAAGAGAACCTGACAGGAGTTGAAGTTGACATCTCAGGAATACGGGAAAATCAGTTAGGACAAGGCAGAGGGGATCCGAAGCTTACACCGG aaatgaagaatgtTGAGCCCTTACGGAGAGAGAAAGGTTATTTGATACATGTTGgtggtctctgcccttcagtatCTGAG gCTGACTTAAGGTCTCATTTCCAGAAATACCAAGTTTCTGAAATTTCAATTTATGATGATTCTTCTACTTACAG ATATGCCTCTCTTGCTTTTAAGAAAAACAGTGATTCAAAGATGGCTGTGAAAGAAATGAATGGggtagaaataaatggaaaatcagtAAATGTGCGACTTGTTAAAATTCCTGGAGAATATACATCACCACTTTCTTCCAAAAATGGAAATCGAGTTACTTTGAATAATTTGGAAAAAGgcaccagcaaagaaattaattCAGCCTCCTGTGTTTCTAGATTGCCCAGAACCAGGCCAAGGCAGCCCGGTGCTGAGCAAGACAGTGAATTTTTCCCTTTCAGCCAG AGTGTCAAGAAGACTTGTAAACAGATTGAATCTCCTAAACTATTACCTGAGACACCTATTCGATTCATACCTACAAATACATTGAACCTCCGTAGCTTTACCAAGATCATGAAGAGACTGGCTGAACTACATCCAGAAGTTAGCAG AGACCGTGTTATAGACGCTCTTCAGAAAGTAAGAGGGAGTCATAAAGGCTTTCTGAATGGCTTGCCTATTAATACTATTGTGAAAATGACTTCATCTGTTTTGAAAGACTCTGCTTCCAGTTAG